The following coding sequences are from one Streptomyces sp. NBC_01232 window:
- a CDS encoding MaoC family dehydratase, translating into MNVGDTLPPLEIPVTRTLIVAGAIASRDYQDVHHDAALAQEKGSPDVFMNILTTNGLVGRYITDHLGPRAVLRKVAIRLGAPNYPGDTMTLTGTVTAVSATTAVSGTTAVPATTVEIRVVGANGLGHHVSGTVTAEVPA; encoded by the coding sequence ATGAACGTCGGCGACACGCTGCCGCCGCTGGAGATTCCGGTCACCCGCACCCTGATCGTCGCGGGCGCGATCGCCTCCCGCGACTACCAGGACGTGCACCACGACGCGGCGCTGGCGCAGGAGAAGGGCTCCCCGGACGTCTTCATGAACATCCTGACCACGAACGGGCTGGTGGGCCGGTACATCACCGACCACCTCGGGCCGCGCGCCGTCCTGCGCAAGGTGGCCATCCGACTCGGCGCCCCGAACTACCCGGGCGACACGATGACCCTCACCGGCACCGTCACCGCCGTATCCGCGACCACCGCCGTATCCGGGACCACCGCGGTGCCCGCGACCACCGTCGAGATCCGGGTCGTCGGCGCCAACGGCCTCGGCCACCACGTATCGGGAACGGTCACCGCGGAGGTGCCGGCATGA
- a CDS encoding acyl-CoA dehydrogenase family protein — MDFRPTEEQAAAAGLAARIFSDLATHERLSEAGTGSDADLWKALTTAGLTAAVEEIGLLGLVLLLEEQGRTTAQVPYAATCVYGILPVAAHGSPEQRARLLPALGTGEAVATGAFPSRGRITAEGGRLTGTTPAVPWLRDATHVLVPDADRALWLVRTDAPGVGTSPVETTAPWSAGRLTLAGAEAERLGSDGAYEDTLAAARTAFAGLQAGVCAGSLARAVEYTSTREQFGRPLSTHQGVMLRAADAYMDTEAIRVTAYEAAWRLDQGLPAQEHVLTAAWWASEAGRRVVHAGQHLHGGMGADLDHPVHRHFLWGRQLDAYLGCGSELLAELGATIAASPASALAPAPAPAPAPVSASAFASTAEGEQA, encoded by the coding sequence ATGGACTTCCGTCCCACCGAGGAACAGGCCGCCGCGGCCGGTCTCGCCGCCCGCATCTTCTCCGACCTGGCCACTCATGAACGCCTCTCCGAAGCCGGCACCGGCAGCGACGCCGACCTGTGGAAGGCCCTCACCACGGCCGGGCTGACCGCCGCGGTCGAGGAGATCGGTCTGCTCGGGCTGGTCCTGCTGCTGGAGGAGCAGGGCCGCACCACGGCGCAGGTCCCGTACGCCGCCACCTGCGTGTACGGGATCCTCCCCGTGGCCGCGCACGGCAGCCCCGAGCAGCGCGCCCGCCTGCTGCCCGCCCTCGGCACGGGCGAGGCGGTGGCCACCGGCGCCTTCCCATCGCGCGGCCGGATCACCGCCGAGGGCGGTCGGCTCACCGGGACCACCCCCGCCGTGCCCTGGCTGCGCGACGCCACGCACGTCCTGGTCCCGGACGCCGACCGGGCGTTGTGGCTCGTACGGACCGACGCGCCCGGCGTGGGGACCTCCCCCGTGGAGACCACCGCCCCCTGGTCGGCGGGCCGGCTGACCCTGGCCGGAGCCGAGGCCGAACGGCTGGGGTCCGACGGCGCGTACGAGGACACGCTCGCCGCCGCCCGCACCGCCTTCGCCGGCCTCCAGGCGGGCGTCTGCGCGGGTTCCCTCGCCCGGGCGGTGGAGTACACCTCCACCCGTGAGCAGTTCGGCCGGCCGCTCTCCACCCATCAGGGAGTCATGCTGCGCGCGGCCGACGCGTACATGGACACCGAGGCGATCCGGGTCACCGCCTACGAGGCGGCCTGGCGCCTCGACCAGGGTCTTCCCGCGCAGGAACACGTGCTGACGGCCGCCTGGTGGGCCTCGGAGGCGGGCAGGAGGGTCGTGCACGCGGGCCAGCACCTGCACGGCGGCATGGGCGCCGACCTGGACCACCCCGTGCACCGGCACTTCCTGTGGGGGCGCCAACTGGACGCCTACCTGGGCTGCGGCAGCGAGCTGCTGGCCGAGCTGGGGGCCACGATCGCCGCGTCCCCCGCATCCGCGCTCGCGCCTGCACCAGCGCCCGCACCCGCACCCGTATCCGCATCCGCGTTCGCTTCGACAGCCGAGGGAGAACAGGCATGA
- a CDS encoding bifunctional MaoC family dehydratase N-terminal/OB-fold nucleic acid binding domain-containing protein yields the protein MTADADAVVDAAEEAARFHTLLTAFEGHPAATGGRGKDAVNEPMIRHWCEAMGDANPAYTGPDAIAPPTMLQAWTMGGLSGHADRSSAYDELLGLLDGAGFTSVVATDCEQEYLRPLRPGDAITFDAVIESVSPRKTTKLGTGHFVTTRMDVRADGEPAGTHRFRILKYVPAAGPSKKRPPAQRPRPVINQDNQWFWEGVREHRLLIQRCTACTTLRFPWLPGCNACASPDWDTVEASGAGTVFSYVVMHHPPFPAFDPPYAVALVELAEGVRMISNITGVPYDKVRIGLPVQLEFLRVDDDLELPVFRGSEG from the coding sequence ATGACGGCGGACGCGGACGCGGTCGTGGACGCGGCGGAGGAGGCAGCCCGGTTCCACACGCTGCTGACGGCCTTCGAGGGGCATCCGGCCGCCACCGGCGGCCGGGGCAAGGACGCGGTCAACGAGCCGATGATCCGCCACTGGTGCGAGGCGATGGGCGATGCCAACCCTGCCTACACCGGGCCGGACGCGATCGCTCCGCCCACCATGCTGCAGGCCTGGACGATGGGCGGCCTCTCCGGCCACGCGGACCGCTCCTCCGCCTATGACGAGCTCCTCGGGCTCCTCGACGGCGCGGGCTTCACCTCCGTGGTCGCCACCGACTGCGAGCAGGAATACCTCCGCCCGCTGCGCCCCGGCGACGCGATCACCTTCGACGCCGTCATCGAGTCCGTGTCGCCCCGCAAGACGACCAAGCTGGGCACCGGCCACTTCGTGACCACCCGCATGGATGTCCGGGCGGACGGCGAGCCCGCCGGCACCCACCGCTTCCGCATCCTCAAGTACGTGCCCGCCGCCGGGCCGTCGAAGAAGCGGCCACCGGCGCAGCGTCCCCGCCCAGTGATCAACCAAGACAACCAGTGGTTCTGGGAAGGAGTGCGGGAGCACAGGCTGCTGATCCAGCGCTGCACCGCCTGCACCACGCTCCGCTTCCCGTGGCTCCCCGGCTGCAACGCCTGCGCGAGCCCGGACTGGGACACCGTCGAGGCCTCCGGCGCGGGCACGGTGTTCAGCTACGTGGTCATGCACCATCCGCCCTTCCCGGCCTTCGACCCGCCCTACGCGGTCGCGCTGGTCGAGCTCGCCGAAGGCGTCCGGATGATCAGCAACATCACCGGTGTGCCCTACGACAAGGTGCGCATCGGCCTCCCCGTTCAGCTGGAGTTCCTGCGCGTCGACGACGATCTCGAACTCCCCGTCTTCCGCGGGAGTGAGGGCTGA
- a CDS encoding acyl-CoA dehydrogenase family protein, translated as MHLAPTEGQLRLRAELRAYFKDLLPDGGPDDPVRQRELLRRIGADGLLGLGWPVEYGGQDRGADEQFVFFDEAYRAGAPVSMVTLNTVGPTLMKYGTEEQKAYFLPRILAGDIVFAIGYSEPEAGTDLAALRTRAVRDGDDWLIDGQKIFTSNAQNADWIWLACRTDPEAPKHKGISIILVPTDTTGFSWTPIHTVGGLTTTATYYDGVRVPAGHLVGPEHGGWGLITNQLNHERVALAAIGMQAEDFYAYALDHARTPDPATGDRPADLPWVQSRLAEARARLAAVRLLNWRLVQDVGSGALAPGDASGVKFLGTESTVEVYRMCQEVVGEEALIRGPAAFAGGELERMNRAAQINTFGGGVSEVQREIVAMMRLGMKGRKR; from the coding sequence GTGCACCTCGCCCCGACCGAAGGCCAGTTGCGGCTGCGCGCCGAACTGCGCGCGTACTTCAAGGATCTGCTGCCGGACGGCGGCCCCGACGATCCCGTCCGTCAGCGCGAACTCCTGCGCCGCATAGGCGCCGACGGGCTGCTCGGCCTCGGCTGGCCCGTCGAGTACGGCGGCCAGGACCGCGGCGCCGACGAGCAGTTCGTCTTCTTCGACGAGGCCTACCGGGCCGGCGCCCCCGTTTCCATGGTCACGCTCAACACCGTCGGCCCGACCCTGATGAAATACGGGACCGAGGAGCAGAAGGCCTACTTCCTGCCCCGGATCCTCGCGGGTGACATCGTCTTCGCCATCGGCTACTCCGAACCCGAAGCCGGCACCGACCTCGCTGCCCTGCGCACCCGCGCGGTCCGCGACGGAGACGACTGGCTCATCGACGGGCAGAAGATCTTCACCTCCAACGCCCAGAACGCGGACTGGATCTGGCTCGCCTGCCGCACCGATCCCGAGGCGCCCAAGCACAAGGGCATCTCGATCATCCTGGTGCCCACCGACACCACTGGCTTCTCCTGGACCCCGATCCACACCGTCGGCGGCCTCACCACCACGGCCACGTACTACGACGGCGTCCGCGTCCCCGCCGGCCATCTCGTCGGTCCCGAGCACGGCGGCTGGGGCCTGATCACCAACCAGCTCAACCACGAGCGCGTCGCCCTCGCCGCCATCGGCATGCAGGCCGAGGACTTCTACGCGTACGCGCTCGACCACGCCCGCACCCCCGATCCGGCCACCGGCGACCGGCCCGCCGACCTCCCCTGGGTGCAGTCCCGGCTCGCCGAGGCACGCGCGCGACTGGCCGCCGTACGCCTCCTCAACTGGCGCCTCGTCCAGGACGTGGGCAGCGGCGCCCTGGCCCCCGGTGATGCCAGCGGGGTGAAGTTCCTCGGCACCGAGTCCACCGTCGAGGTGTACCGGATGTGCCAGGAGGTGGTCGGTGAGGAGGCCCTGATCCGCGGGCCCGCGGCCTTCGCGGGCGGCGAGCTCGAACGGATGAACCGGGCCGCCCAGATCAACACGTTCGGCGGCGGGGTCAGCGAGGTCCAGCGGGAGATCGTCGCCATGATGCGGCTCGGGATGAAGGGGAGGAAGCGATGA
- a CDS encoding DUF6344 domain-containing protein — MAHRTILTSIWTSVLAALVALLSCFGLAGKAAPASAPAPSAAGTAATAVRRPAVVARRTWRAMMRGGSLPPTIKQRIRAEAHGKTPSVRRSTTADAMGAGPGTAARTTAPVVAPAAPVAVPAAATAGAAREALGLAA, encoded by the coding sequence TCTGGACCTCCGTCCTCGCCGCTCTCGTGGCCCTCCTCTCCTGCTTCGGTCTCGCGGGTAAGGCCGCTCCGGCCTCCGCCCCGGCCCCCTCCGCCGCGGGCACCGCGGCCACCGCAGTGCGCCGGCCGGCCGTAGTGGCCCGGCGGACCTGGCGGGCGATGATGCGGGGCGGTTCGCTCCCGCCGACCATCAAGCAGCGGATCCGCGCCGAGGCGCACGGCAAGACCCCCTCCGTCCGACGCTCCACCACCGCCGATGCCATGGGTGCCGGTCCCGGAACCGCTGCCCGCACCACTGCCCCGGTCGTAGCCCCGGCAGCCCCGGTCGCAGTGCCCGCCGCAGCCACCGCCGGCGCCGCCCGGGAAGCACTCGGGCTGGCCGCGTAG